The Herbaspirillum sp. RTI4 genome has a segment encoding these proteins:
- a CDS encoding chemotaxis protein CheW — MEASRNLYFVFSMRNSLYAIDSVFVNMTFSLPAIEHIESAPAYVAGVINLRGSIMPVLDLSLLLGGRGQERHLSDAVLVIQEGHEMVGMIVNEVLDVIHIEAAQIDLPPKWEDTQHRQSSLIVGMARVDEQIISILDHRLLIAHRDDLIVEEGLSGNVVQAAEPLSSADHDILQKRAAELIRKTEADAGKEIQQFAVVLLGHEYFGMDIRYVNEFTKIKNIIPLPNCPSHVLGNMNLRGNILTVIDIRTVLGMPVDNFNLSAKIVVGSTDNILVGVAVDDIDDIVQVDPTEVVPLPTSAHQDVLRYFVGTIHYNDKAMTILNLPEILRSKELIVSERS; from the coding sequence ATGGAAGCATCCAGAAATCTTTATTTTGTATTCAGTATGCGCAACTCCCTGTATGCGATTGATTCGGTCTTCGTCAATATGACCTTCAGTCTGCCTGCTATCGAGCATATTGAAAGCGCGCCTGCGTATGTGGCCGGAGTCATTAATTTGCGCGGCAGCATCATGCCGGTGCTGGACCTGAGTCTGTTGCTTGGCGGGAGAGGGCAGGAGCGCCATCTCAGCGATGCCGTACTGGTCATCCAGGAGGGGCATGAGATGGTGGGCATGATCGTCAATGAGGTGCTTGATGTCATCCACATTGAGGCAGCGCAAATTGATTTGCCGCCCAAGTGGGAGGACACGCAGCATCGGCAATCCTCGCTGATAGTGGGAATGGCGCGGGTGGACGAGCAGATCATCAGCATTCTCGATCACCGCTTGCTCATTGCGCACAGGGACGACCTGATTGTGGAGGAAGGTCTTTCGGGCAATGTGGTTCAGGCAGCGGAGCCCTTGAGTTCTGCGGATCACGATATTTTGCAAAAACGGGCAGCGGAATTAATTCGCAAAACCGAAGCGGATGCCGGAAAAGAAATCCAGCAATTTGCCGTCGTGCTGCTCGGGCATGAGTATTTCGGCATGGATATCCGCTATGTGAATGAATTCACCAAAATAAAAAATATCATTCCTCTGCCCAATTGTCCTTCCCATGTGTTGGGCAACATGAACCTGCGCGGCAATATTCTGACCGTCATTGATATCCGCACGGTACTAGGAATGCCCGTGGATAACTTTAATCTTAGTGCCAAGATTGTGGTCGGTTCAACGGACAACATTTTAGTCGGCGTGGCAGTGGACGATATCGACGATATCGTGCAGGTCGATCCAACCGAAGTGGTTCCTTTGCCTACTTCTGCGCATCAGGATGTGTTGCGCTATTTCGTCGGCACGATTCACTACAACGACAAGGCAATGACGATACTCAATCTGCCTGAAATATTAAGAAGCAAAGAACTGATCGTGAGTGAGCGCAGCTAA
- a CDS encoding methyl-accepting chemotaxis protein produces MKFNEMKMSVRITLGFSLMLVLMLMLGTFSLINMTALKDNLVHLSDDRVPRIVFASEWEVSVLQSARHMRNTLILTEPDLIALEVKGLEKEIIHRKEIMADLDKELDQPGQDRELFKKIVDARAVYLVPETSFIGLITTKDFVKAKKVLLEEARPMQIKYIDAIEAFFEFQKSEITRSAKEALDTYNSVRTLIIEMTLGSIIIGLLAAFLLMRSITSSISLGVSASDEIAAKILQHERTASQQAAMTNEMTTTLEELSVSSRQSTEQSTSAADMAKSASSLTKDGNDAIRQVVEAMNGLKLKIGAIADQILSLSEQTGQIGTITELLKDLSNQINMLALNAAVEAARAGEHGKGFSVVAAEVRKLSVESKKSAEQAKLIVSGIQKASDTSIMRTEEGTRNIETVMGIVDRVNELFESISNVTNLVYQSSQQSALNARQQTSAIAEVVGAANTMNAGAKETATGFIQSKAAIENLNETNNKLRKIM; encoded by the coding sequence ATGAAATTCAATGAGATGAAAATGTCGGTCCGCATCACTTTAGGCTTCTCCCTCATGCTGGTGCTGATGTTGATGTTAGGCACTTTTAGCCTGATTAATATGACTGCGCTGAAAGACAACCTGGTCCATCTTAGCGATGACAGGGTGCCCCGCATAGTGTTTGCCAGCGAATGGGAAGTGAGCGTACTGCAAAGCGCGCGCCACATGCGTAACACGCTCATCCTCACTGAGCCGGATTTGATTGCGCTAGAGGTGAAAGGGCTGGAAAAGGAAATTATTCATCGCAAAGAAATCATGGCAGATCTGGACAAGGAGCTCGATCAGCCCGGTCAGGACAGGGAACTGTTCAAGAAAATTGTCGATGCGCGTGCGGTATATCTTGTGCCGGAAACGAGCTTCATCGGGCTGATCACGACGAAAGATTTCGTCAAAGCGAAGAAGGTTCTGCTGGAGGAAGCCCGTCCGATGCAAATCAAATACATCGATGCGATTGAAGCATTTTTCGAATTTCAAAAATCGGAAATTACACGGAGCGCAAAGGAAGCGCTGGACACCTACAACTCTGTCCGTACTCTGATCATCGAGATGACCCTCGGCTCCATTATTATTGGGCTGTTGGCCGCCTTCCTGCTCATGCGCAGCATCACCAGTAGCATCAGTTTGGGCGTGAGCGCTTCCGACGAAATTGCCGCGAAAATTCTTCAACATGAACGCACTGCCAGCCAGCAAGCGGCCATGACGAATGAAATGACCACGACGCTGGAGGAGCTTTCGGTCTCGTCGCGACAATCGACGGAACAGTCGACCAGCGCCGCCGACATGGCGAAAAGCGCCAGTAGCCTGACCAAAGACGGTAATGATGCGATCCGTCAGGTGGTGGAGGCGATGAATGGTCTGAAGCTGAAGATAGGCGCGATTGCCGATCAGATTTTGTCGCTGTCCGAGCAGACCGGACAAATCGGCACGATTACCGAACTGCTCAAGGACCTCTCCAACCAGATCAATATGCTGGCGCTGAACGCCGCCGTGGAAGCGGCGCGCGCGGGAGAGCATGGAAAAGGTTTTTCGGTAGTAGCGGCAGAAGTGCGCAAGCTGTCGGTGGAAAGTAAAAAATCGGCGGAGCAGGCCAAGTTGATTGTGTCGGGCATACAAAAAGCTTCCGATACTTCCATCATGCGGACCGAAGAAGGAACACGCAATATCGAAACGGTGATGGGGATTGTGGACAGGGTCAACGAGTTGTTTGAATCGATTTCCAACGTCACCAATCTGGTGTATCAAAGTTCGCAGCAAAGCGCGCTCAATGCCAGACAGCAAACATCGGCCATTGCGGAAGTGGTGGGCGCAGCCAACACCATGAATGCCGGTGCCAAGGAAACGGCGACAGGATTTATTCAGAGCAAGGCCGCCATTGAGAACCTCAACGAGACGAATAATAAATTGAGGAAAATAATGTAA
- a CDS encoding CheR family methyltransferase, with amino-acid sequence MRAEARTGLAKEIEEMSRVKLGMDTDTFLTGLQQGNTGSTPVWNELMALLTVGESYFFRDKGQCDLLRDHILPTLISQNKSMRKLRIWSAACASGEEAYSIAILLSQLLSLLDPNQKWDICIMATDVNQSILNRARTGIYSDWSFRQVDPGLQSRYFTRQAEGWKINQDIQDMVTFAYGNLVEDEFPNLYSGLYSFDFIICRNVFIYFLPKTINLIAKKMAACLTEHGYLMTGHSEFGMFHNHDLKVEWIDQLIIYRKEVAANTQPDARPVTAPVVGNRRHPKLSSTPVVDSVAISSFTPSSTLVSPPQQAQKKIAQASPHPSPHPSSEPIADFTLLLKHAKKHAGQGNYDLAVADCHKAIALNHDSPLPYFVLSQIAEILGKRQESKELLNKALYIDHEFLAGHIELFNIYKQESDKKKAEKMLDAALQIARNMPEKTSIEFYDGHSVSELLKVLDQYKAKLSNGG; translated from the coding sequence GTGCGTGCCGAAGCGCGTACCGGCCTGGCTAAAGAAATTGAGGAGATGAGCCGGGTGAAACTAGGGATGGATACCGACACCTTTCTGACTGGTTTGCAGCAGGGAAATACTGGGTCAACACCGGTGTGGAATGAATTGATGGCCTTGTTGACGGTGGGCGAGTCGTATTTTTTCCGTGACAAGGGGCAATGCGATTTACTCCGGGACCATATTCTTCCAACGCTGATCAGTCAAAATAAATCCATGCGCAAATTACGCATCTGGAGCGCTGCTTGCGCCTCAGGCGAGGAAGCGTATTCCATCGCTATTTTGCTCAGTCAATTGCTGTCTTTGTTGGACCCGAACCAGAAATGGGACATCTGCATCATGGCAACCGATGTCAATCAAAGCATTCTGAATCGGGCCAGAACCGGCATTTACAGCGACTGGTCATTCCGGCAGGTTGATCCGGGTTTGCAGAGCCGCTATTTCACCCGGCAAGCGGAAGGCTGGAAAATTAACCAGGACATACAGGACATGGTGACGTTTGCGTATGGCAACCTGGTGGAGGATGAATTTCCCAATCTCTACTCCGGGCTCTACTCCTTCGATTTCATCATTTGCCGCAACGTATTCATTTATTTTTTGCCGAAGACAATCAATCTGATCGCCAAAAAAATGGCCGCTTGTTTAACCGAGCATGGCTATCTCATGACCGGACACAGCGAGTTCGGCATGTTTCACAATCATGATTTGAAAGTCGAATGGATAGATCAACTGATCATTTATCGGAAAGAGGTGGCAGCGAACACGCAACCGGACGCCAGACCAGTGACAGCCCCGGTAGTCGGCAACAGAAGACATCCCAAATTATCATCTACCCCTGTTGTTGATTCAGTCGCTATTTCTTCTTTTACCCCCTCTTCAACGCTTGTTTCGCCGCCACAACAGGCGCAAAAAAAAATAGCGCAGGCGTCCCCGCATCCGTCCCCGCATCCTTCATCAGAACCGATTGCAGATTTCACCTTGCTGCTTAAGCATGCGAAAAAGCACGCCGGGCAAGGCAATTACGATCTTGCCGTTGCCGATTGTCACAAAGCCATTGCGCTCAACCATGATTCTCCTCTGCCTTATTTTGTGTTGTCCCAGATTGCCGAAATTTTGGGCAAGCGTCAGGAGAGTAAAGAGCTGTTGAATAAAGCCTTGTATATCGATCATGAATTTCTGGCCGGCCATATTGAACTGTTCAATATTTACAAGCAGGAGTCGGATAAAAAGAAGGCCGAGAAAATGCTGGATGCCGCGCTACAGATCGCCAGAAACATGCCGGAAAAAACCAGCATTGAATTTTACGATGGGCATAGCGTCAGCGAGTTGCTGAAGGTGCTGGATCAATACAAAGCTAAATTATCCAACGGGGGTTGA
- a CDS encoding HD-GYP domain-containing protein, translating to MLEKQSVLVVDDTEINLELMRYVLEPFYDVRIAIDGAMALQEARTNPPDIILLDIMMPGMDGYEVCVELKKDFRLAKIPIIFVTAMNDVADEKKGFDVGGVDYITKPISPAVVLARISTHLALYDQKRELEVQVRQRTIELEQTQKLIILRLACASEYKDEYTGNHILRMSHYSRLIALAYGVDDISADMLLTVAPMHDVGKIGIPDRILQKNGKLDADEWAIMRKHPEIGADILGDAVNPLLALASVVALTHHEKWDGSGYPKQLKDEEIPLSGRIVAISDVFDALTSKRPYKEGWAVDAAIVEIKKGAGTHFDPSLIDALERALPEILKIKEMYSDDKAALP from the coding sequence ATGCTTGAAAAGCAGAGCGTCCTGGTTGTTGATGATACGGAAATCAATCTTGAGTTAATGCGGTATGTGCTCGAGCCTTTTTACGATGTCCGTATTGCTATTGATGGAGCGATGGCGCTGCAGGAGGCAAGAACCAATCCTCCCGATATCATCTTGCTCGACATCATGATGCCCGGCATGGACGGTTATGAGGTCTGCGTCGAACTCAAAAAAGATTTTCGGTTGGCAAAAATCCCTATTATTTTCGTGACTGCCATGAACGATGTGGCAGACGAAAAAAAAGGCTTCGATGTCGGTGGTGTGGATTACATCACCAAACCCATCAGTCCTGCCGTAGTGCTGGCGCGGATCAGTACCCATCTAGCTCTGTATGACCAGAAGCGCGAACTCGAAGTGCAAGTACGTCAACGCACAATTGAGCTGGAGCAAACCCAAAAACTGATCATCCTCCGACTGGCGTGCGCCTCCGAATATAAAGACGAATATACCGGCAACCATATTCTCAGGATGAGTCACTATTCTCGTCTGATTGCCCTGGCCTACGGTGTCGATGATATTTCTGCCGACATGTTATTGACCGTCGCGCCCATGCATGACGTAGGAAAAATTGGCATCCCCGACCGCATTCTGCAAAAGAATGGAAAGTTGGATGCAGATGAATGGGCCATCATGCGTAAGCATCCTGAAATCGGTGCCGATATTTTAGGCGACGCCGTCAACCCTCTGCTCGCGCTTGCCAGCGTCGTTGCCCTGACCCACCATGAGAAATGGGACGGTAGCGGTTATCCAAAACAACTCAAAGACGAAGAAATTCCGCTATCGGGTCGCATCGTGGCGATTTCCGATGTATTTGACGCACTCACCAGCAAGCGGCCCTATAAAGAAGGCTGGGCGGTAGACGCGGCAATCGTAGAAATAAAAAAAGGAGCCGGCACTCATTTCGATCCGAGCTTGATTGATGCGCTGGAACGGGCACTTCCTGAGATTCTCAAAATAAAAGAAATGTATTCGGACGATAAAGCCGCTCTTCCCTAA